One genomic window of Solanum stenotomum isolate F172 chromosome 9, ASM1918654v1, whole genome shotgun sequence includes the following:
- the LOC125876941 gene encoding UPF0057 membrane protein At4g30660-like, whose product MEITCALVCEILLAILLPPLGVCLRNGCCTVEFLICLVLTILGYVPGIIYALYAILCVEREPRVDHYDSLA is encoded by the exons ATGGAGATAACATGTGCCCTTGTCTGTGAAATCTTACTAGCAATCTTGCTTCCTCCTCTTGGTGTTTGCCTTCGCAATGGTTGCTGCACT gTGGAGTTCTTGATTTGCTTGGTATTAACCATATTGGGCTATGTTCCTGGAATTATCTATGCTCTTTATGCAATCCTCTGTGTTGAGCGTGAACCACGAGTGGATCATTATGACAGTCTTGCTTGA
- the LOC125876948 gene encoding F-box protein SKIP1, which yields MAEEEEETKSVQIRNWAELTQLCLVNILSHLSIEDRWRGAMFVCRSWLQACKDPNLNSVIDLEAQFIQSVAESSSTRYWNREFESKIDSMVRSVVIWSDGSLNFVRVRHCSNRSIALIAERSLNLQVLSIQRCPHVTDETMSKIASGCPLLRELDISFCYQISHKSLALIGQHCPNLRILRRNLMTQVNPSQQEPFVPREYVDTCPQDGDSEAAAIGKFMPQLVQLELQFSKLTNKGLALISEGCINLEHLDLFGCTNVTSLDIANASSNMKQLKTLKKPHLCLESQTERYGHWQLYDDRFQTDFFRI from the exons ATGGctgaggaagaagaggaaacCAAGTCAGTGCAGATCCGTAACTGGGCGGAGTTGACTCAGTTATGCCTAGTTAACATTCTCTCTCACCTCTCCATTGAAGATCGATGGCGAGGTGCCATGTTTGTCTGCAGATCCTGGTTACAAGCTTGTAAGGATCCTAATCTCAATTCGGTAATCGATCTCGAAGCTCAGTTCATCCAATCGGTCGCTGAGTCGTCGTCGACTCGTTACTGGAATCGCGAGTTCGAGAGTAAAATCGATTCTATGGTTCGATCTGTTGTAATTTGGAGTGATGGATCTCTGAATTTTGTTCGGGTTAGGCATTGCTCTAATCGTTCCATAGCTTTGATCGCTGAAAG GTCGCTTAACCTTCAAGTTCTCTCAATTCAGAGGTGTCCACATGTAACCGATGAAACAATGTCGAAGATAGCCTCTGGTTGCCCGTTGCTTAGGGAACTTGATATCAGCTTCTGCTATCAAATATCTCACAAGTCTCTAGCACTTATAGGACAGCATTGTCCTAATTTGCGAATTCTAAGGCGAAATCTCATGACTCAGGTTAATCCTTCCCAACAAGAACCCTTTGTCCCGAGGGAGTATGTAGATACCTGTCCTCAAGATGGCGATTCAGAAGCTGCTGCAATAGGGAAATTCATGCCACAACTCGTGCAACTTGAACTACAATTCTCCAAATTGACTAATAAAGGTCTAGCTTTGATATCTGAAGGGTGTATAAACCTCGAGCATTTGGATCTCTTTGGGTGTACAAATGTTACTAGCCTGGATATTGCAAATGCCTCGTCGAATATGAAGCAgttgaaaaccttgaagaagCCTCACCTCTGCTTAGAATCTCAAACAGAGCGGTACGGGCATTGGCAACTGTATGATGATCGTTTCCAGACGGACTTCTTCCGAATTTAA
- the LOC125876947 gene encoding pentatricopeptide repeat-containing protein At4g21065-like: MSRSSIMPLISNSYSQLNNISRQILNFLNKTCISPSQISQIQAQIIHNNLHFNTTIAHNFISVSKSLGLLNSAYTLYTKLIKKPHIFICNTLIQECSHSEIPVLKQNSISMYAHMHKEGIFPNNYTYPFVLKSLSDLKELKLGKSVHTHVVKWGYVCDIYVQNSLLNLYASCGEIEFCQQVFDEMPQRDVVSWTVLIMGYRDCGKFGDALVLFEKMRDSGVAPNRVTMVNALSACANCGALDMGVLIHDEIRRSGWEMDVILGTSLIDMYGKCGKIEHGFWVFQEMKHRNVYTWNAVIRGLALAKSGEEAVRWFFIMERENVKPDEVTLVAVLCACAYTGKVAQGREIFSWLMNEKYGFPPGVKHYACMVDLLARSGYLEDALRMITDMPMEPTKSVWGALLAGCRLHGNQELSEFAAWKLIGLAPINSAYYVVLANLYGEMGRWNDAEKIRALMKERGLSKDFGSSSVELEDQKDQLELLR; this comes from the coding sequence atgaGTAGAAGCTCAATCATGCCATTGATATCGAACTCCTATTCACAACTCAACAATATATCCAGACAAATCCTCAATTTCTTGAACAAAACCTGTATTTCACCTTCTCAAATCTCCCAAATCCAAGCTCAAATCATCCACAACAATCTCCATTTCAACACCACCATAGCCCACAACTTCATCTCTGTATCCAAATCTTTAGGTCTCTTAAACTCTGCTTACACGCTTTACACtaaactcatcaagaaaccCCACATCTTCATCTGCAACACACTGATTCAAGAATGTTCACATTCCGAAATCCCAGTACTGAAACAGAACTCGATTTCCATGTATGCTCATATGCATAAAGAAGGTATTTTTCCTAATAATTACACGTACCCTTTTGTTCTAAAGTCTTTATCTGACCTTAAGGAGCTAAAATTAGGCAAATCTGTACATACCcatgttgtgaaatggggttaTGTTTGTGATATTTATGTGCAGAATTCGTTGTTGAATTTGTATGCTTCTTGTGGTGAAATTGAGTTTTGTCAGCAAGTGTTCGATGAAATGCCTCAAAGAGATGTTGTTTCGTGGACGGTTTTGATTATGGGGTATAGAGATTGTGGGAAGTTTGGTGATGCACTTGTTTTGTTTGAGAAAATGAGGGATTCGGGTGTGGCGCCTAATCGGGTGACTATGGTGAATGCATTGTCTGCTTGTGCTAATTGTGGTGCTTTAGATATGGGGGTATTGATACATGATGAAATAAGGAGGAGTGGATGGGAAATGGATGTGATTTTGGGTACTTCTTTGATAGATATGTATGGGAAGTGTGGGAAAATCGAACACGGTTTTTGGGTATTTCAAGAGATGAAGCATAGGAATGTGTATACTTGGAATGCTGTGATCAGGGGGTTGGCGTTAGCTAAAAGCGGGGAGGAGGCAGTGCGATGGTTCTTCATCATGGAGCGCGAAAATGTCAAACCTGATGAAGTGACTTTAGTAGCCGTGCTTTGTGCTTGTGCTTATACCGGAAAGGTTGCACAGGGAAGAGAAATTTTTTCTTGGTTGATGAATGAGAAGTATGGATTTCCACCTGGTGTGAAACACTATGCGTGTATGGTTGATCTATTAGCACGTTCGGGGTATTTAGAAGACGCGCTAAGGATGATCACAGACATGCCAATGGAACCAACAAAGAGCGTTTGGGGGGCATTGCTTGCTGGCTGCAGGTTACATGGAAATCAAGAACTGAGTGAGTTTGCTGCATGGAAGCTTATAGGATTGGCACCAATAAACTCGGCCTACTACGTCGTGTTGGCTAATTTATACGGTGAAATGGGAAGGTGGAATGACGCGGAGAAAATTCGAGCGTTGATGAAAGAGAGGGGATTATCAAAGGACTTTGGTAGTAGTTCAGTTGAACTTGAGGATCAAAAGGATCAACTAGAGTTGTTAAGGTGA